A part of Candidatus Krumholzibacteriia bacterium genomic DNA contains:
- a CDS encoding outer membrane beta-barrel protein: MRSSAVLELLLGTVVFCAIVAIVPNASVALAAEDAADDDEREFLVPAMRDRGLSVEPGTRPYADRLGFSPAIGRLGNEPYYALRASYHPSRFLGWEAHLGHNPSESVHALVHALLVQLRWPLPWRLQPYLTVGYGMMLVFPGRVFEADPVTENQIGAGAGLEFFLRDDVALRGEIRGATITGSSSTRDRDFDYREFTVGLVFYRTIEP; the protein is encoded by the coding sequence GTGAGATCGTCCGCCGTTCTCGAACTCCTCCTCGGGACGGTCGTCTTCTGCGCGATCGTCGCGATCGTCCCGAACGCGTCCGTCGCACTCGCCGCCGAAGACGCCGCCGACGACGACGAGCGAGAGTTCCTCGTACCCGCGATGAGGGACCGGGGGCTCTCCGTGGAGCCCGGGACGCGGCCCTACGCCGACCGCCTGGGGTTCAGCCCCGCGATCGGCCGCCTGGGCAACGAGCCCTACTACGCCCTGCGGGCCAGCTACCACCCGTCGCGCTTCCTCGGTTGGGAGGCCCACCTCGGCCACAATCCCTCGGAGAGCGTCCACGCCCTCGTGCACGCCCTGCTCGTCCAGCTGCGTTGGCCACTCCCGTGGCGGCTGCAGCCCTACCTCACGGTCGGCTACGGAATGATGCTGGTCTTCCCCGGTCGCGTCTTCGAGGCCGACCCCGTCACCGAGAACCAGATCGGCGCCGGTGCAGGACTCGAGTTCTTCCTGCGCGACGACGTGGCCCTGCGCGGCGAGATCCGGGGAGCGACGATCACCGGGTCATCGTCCACGCGCGATCGGGACTTCGACTACCGCGAGTTCACCGTGGGACTGGTCTTCTACCGCACGATCGAACCCTGA